Proteins from a genomic interval of Schaalia odontolytica:
- a CDS encoding ABC transporter ATP-binding protein, with protein sequence MSADTPIIELKDVEVTFTSRTGSLFKPNKVHAVRGVNMRIERGQTLGIVGESGCGKSTTANVMCGLQMPTKGQVFFAGEEVTKRSADARKRIGRVVSVVFQDPATALNPRMHVQDQLADPLRVHGIGDEASRAKRVRELISLVGLPSSALDALPGQLSGGQRQRVAIARALSIGPDAIIADEPTSALDVSVRAQILNLLTDLKKDLGLAMVFISHDIQTVRYVSDRIAVMNGGKVVEEGPAAQLLADPKDPYTRKLLGAAPSLLHPTLEGEK encoded by the coding sequence ATGAGCGCCGACACCCCGATCATCGAACTCAAGGACGTTGAGGTGACCTTCACCTCGAGGACCGGCTCCCTGTTCAAGCCCAACAAGGTCCACGCCGTGCGCGGCGTCAACATGCGCATCGAGCGCGGGCAGACGCTCGGCATCGTCGGAGAGTCCGGCTGCGGCAAGTCCACGACCGCGAACGTCATGTGCGGCCTGCAGATGCCGACGAAGGGCCAGGTGTTCTTCGCCGGCGAGGAGGTCACGAAGCGAAGCGCGGACGCCCGCAAGCGCATCGGACGAGTGGTCTCCGTGGTCTTCCAGGACCCGGCGACCGCCCTGAACCCGCGCATGCACGTGCAGGATCAGCTGGCCGACCCGCTGCGCGTCCACGGCATCGGCGACGAGGCCTCGCGCGCCAAGCGCGTGCGCGAGCTCATCTCCCTGGTCGGCCTGCCCTCCAGCGCCCTCGATGCGCTGCCCGGCCAGCTCTCGGGCGGCCAGCGCCAGCGCGTGGCGATCGCCCGCGCGCTGTCCATCGGTCCCGACGCGATCATCGCCGACGAACCCACCAGCGCACTCGACGTGTCGGTGCGCGCACAGATCCTGAACCTGCTGACGGACCTGAAGAAGGACCTCGGCCTGGCGATGGTGTTCATCTCGCACGACATCCAGACGGTTCGCTACGTGTCGGATCGCATCGCCGTCATGAATGGCGGAAAGGTCGTGGAGGAAGGCCCTGCCGCGCAGCTGCTCGCCGACCCGAAAGATCCATACACCCGCAAGCTCCTGGGCGCCGCGCCCTCGCTGCTGCATCCCACCCTCGAAGGAGAGAAGTAA